In Lycium ferocissimum isolate CSIRO_LF1 chromosome 3, AGI_CSIRO_Lferr_CH_V1, whole genome shotgun sequence, the genomic window CCATTTAaataacaaacttaattcaccAATAGAATTCGAACTCATGATGTGCGTGTAAAACACATCCTTCTACGTAACCTTtaggcttctttttttttttttcttgttttttttttttccgggtaCATAGGTTTATCTCTTGAAAAAGCATGTGAATGAAGGAAAAGGGAAATAACGTAAGAAGTTGACTATATCAAAAAGAAATGAGAATGAACCTGCTTGATTCCTCGGTCCTTTTTCCAGCAATTTTGCCCTTGGGAGCCGCCGACATCTGTCAAGATTAAAACATGGGATCTTCAATTTAACAAGGTAATTGCCAGCACCCAACTCCTTTTTCTTCTCGTAAGTAAGAAGACTAATTGTTCCACTGTGAACCAATAATAAAAAACTAACCTGTGAGGCAACATCGACTCCAATTTCATCAAGGACCTGAAATATAAGATCAAATTAACTTGCAAGAAAACAATAAGTAGGTGTGACCGTTTTGTTTTAGATATTTCCATGTAGATATACATTTAAATGCACTTCAATAATTGTTTGATTCCTAAAGGGAAAATTCCATATTCAATCTTAGTTCCATTTTCAATGAAGATCCATATACAATATATGGTGCAAAACTTCATCACGATTTGAATCTTGTATGCTGGGGTCCTAAATGGAGCCTACTGAAGAAAGCCCATATTGCAATTGAAAACGTCCAAACATACCCTGACGTGGCTTCCACAGTTAGTGCGAGGGACATATTTGGGACCTTTTTAGtttcaggggtatatttgagaCAGAAGAAAACGTTGGAGGCTTCTACGAGCTGATATGTTAGCAGACATAAAATTAGGGGCAATTTTGCCTTTCTTCGTAAAAAGAATCCAGATTAATACATTCTAATATGCTATTAAGAAGAGAATGACCCCGAAGACACCCAGAATGACATCTGAGCAATCAAATGTGATagatattttcaattaaatcAACTACTACTAAGATAGCGTAAAGTAAAAAACACTTGCTAGGTGCACATCCACTAACTATTTCCAGTCATTTTTGAAAGGAGCTTTTGAAAAAATACCTGATTTGTCAAATCTTCAGTTTCCTCCTCCGCTTCATCATTATCTATAGCATCATCTATGGCGTCTGACATCATTTCAGTCTACAAATACAAACACCATATTATTGAGTTGACTTCTAATAATCTGACTCGACATGAAggtgatatgattttatttaagaTTCAACAGAAATCAGTCTTACCGACATATCCAATTGAGCTGACTGCCTCTGGAAATCTTGCATCACCTTCGCTTGCTTTGCAGGGGCCATTTGCTGCATAAAGTCAGCTGATAATTATGAGAAGGAATCAAGAAGATGACTTCGCATACAACACAAATGTCATGTTTCAGTGAGTACAAAGATCAAAGCAGTGATGGACAATATCAAAACAACCGAAATAACAGAGGAAAAAGGGTGAAGAGGAGTAAAGAAACACGCTAAATCAAACTGCTAGATCAAGAATTGTTTAATATCTCTGTGTTGGTAATCCGAAAATTGTCTAAACACTAAAATTTCACAGATAAAATAGAtccaaaaacaagtcaaaaagcaACACCACCCAGTGAAGAGCGGCAATGCCCTCTAACATTCATATTCATGTGTATCGTCAAAGACATTATTAAGTTGAAAGAATTtgtgttctcgaatgatttaaGCTTTTATATGAGGTGATTACACAATGTAAAATGATTTGAGAAGCAGGTATTGGTCCTAGGTTCAAGTCTCACCACCACCCTTCGTCAAAAAATTGTCTTCACATGTTTAACCCATGAAAAATAAGCAAAGCCCCACATGTGAGGGGGCGTTTGGttttttttgacatatttaagtaaataaaaagtgTCCCTTCTCTAATAGTTAATGCTTTTAGATGATGCACTCACACAATTTAATATGTACGGAGTTCTTTATATTTCTTCCTCTTGTGTAATCAAAATGCACAAGTTAAATTGAGATGTCACAATCTTTGACCACCGAACCTTATTCATAGCGGTCATAGCCGTAGTGGCTCCTTTCATGCCTGCAGCAACCGAAGATTGGGCGGATATTGCCTGCAAAAAGGCAAAAAGCTTTTCAAATGCATCACCAGAAAGGGAAAGAATAACGGAAATCAGTAAGCATGTAACATGACTTGATAAGAGTACCTGCGTATGTGTCGCAATACCTCTCATTTGAGCCCGACTACCCTGCAAGTTGGCTATTTGCTGTCTAAGCCTGATTAACTGACGTGCTAGAACTTTTGTAGCTGTCTGAAAACGCGGAGGAAAAGCAGATGAAACACGAGTTCCAAACGATATTGGTACGATCTGAGTACCTTAACTGTTACTTAACAAGCAACATGCTAAATTACAAGTGCTAAATAAGCCTCCAGAGCTGACGCTCAAGACCAACCTCGTTTCCAGTTTTCGCGGTCCTTTTTATTTCAGCAACAAGTTTTTTCTCCtgtcccaaaaaagaaaaaaaaaaaatgtaatatcATGTGCAGAACCATAAGTAAAGGAAAAGTTATATAAGCTCTAAAATAGCAAAAAATTATGTATCTCATGAAAACACATTGCACTTTCAAGAAAAGACATCAGAAAGAAGCTCTAGACATACCTCTGATTGCAAAGCAGAAATTTCCTTCTCAATACCTACATcacaattttaaaactaaaatgagTTACTTAACAAAGCTGGTGACTTACTCTATTTACTCCCTAAGCTTTTAGACTCATTGTTTATCTCACATGTATACCTTAGGTCTTCATTAACATTACTTTCTATCAACTATCCAGACTAATATTGGCATATCTCATAAAGCCCTGACAATATCATCTAGTACCAATACCTAACAATTTAATATCATATCAACTATCTCTCAACCCCAAACTAGTCAACGTACACTATGAATTCTTTGTATTTAGAGTATTCAGATCAAAGTTTGACTATTCTTACACTGGCCATGCATCAACCTACCGCAAGCCTCCCCTTTTACAACTACCTTATAATTTAATGTATTCCAATAAAATATTACTATGATAGTGAAATGCAAAGATCAAATATGCTAAATACACTTCAAATACAACCTCGCCCCTTGCATTTGCCCCATCATTCATTATGCTTATACATTGTCAAATAAAGTAAAGGTGAACAAAGGCCAGTGATAAATCTGCCAAATAATACAGAAAACCGGTCATGACACTTTTAACAATTGAGGTAGTTTATAGCTTCAGCCAGAAGTATTATGATTACAATGCGATCAAATGCTTGCTCGGTCACAGACAACATGTAAAGGCAGTGTGCACCTCTTAACATGTTTTAGAACTTCCCTTTTGAATTTTCTATAAACAAATATATAGAGTCGCGGATGTAGTTTATTAGCTACAGGTTAAACCAAACCAGCTATTTTGACACAGAACATGGAatatatgtgtatttttttttttgtgtgtgtgtgtgtgaagccACTAAAATTTTAACGAATATTATAACCATAATTTCATAAGTTGAACAAGTTATGTGCTAAGAACTTTAAAGATCAAACCCGTCAAGTTTATGAGTAATAGGTTAAAAAAACCCTAAACAATCAATGTTTTGCGAGTTTCATACCTAAATTATTGGGTATTCACAGAATCTCGTTGAACTACCACGAATTCCTATTAAAATACCCCTGGAGGAGTACACGAGAACATTACGCTCCAAAGGCTCCTCTAAAGCATTCCAAGTGGCAGTACAcgtgaatatttttttttgagtgaaTAGGTTAAAAAACCTAAACTATCACCGTTTTGCGAGTTTCATACATAAACTAATGGGTGTGGGCGCTCACAGAGCCTCCTGAATACCATGAACTCAGTGTGCCAGGTGGACTCTTTTCCAAGACTTTTTCCATCTCCCACGTGCCTCTCAGCAAGTGATCCCACACATTTAACCACATATTCAATCGGAGGGTCTTAATCTAAAGGGAGTTATAGTCCAGAGGGTAACAGGAACACCcaatagtttaggtatgaaactcgcaaaatggtgatagtttaggGGGCGTTTAACCTATTCACTCCAAGTTTATATATGTCAAATCCACCTATGAGCTCAATGTATCTTGTGCAAGGGGAAGGGGGAACAAAAGTGTAAAATTGTTTACCTCTCGTAGCATGGGTCAGTTCTCTTCTACTCTCCCGAAGCGCCTCTGTCAAAAAAATCATCACTTTAGCACTAAGTAAATAAAACCACAGCTCAATTTTGTGAATGATTAAACACCAAGAAGAACTAATGTAAATTCCATGAAGAATCATAAAAGACTCAAACTTTAGCATTAAGTAAACAAAATCACAGCTTAATTTTATGAATGATCAAACACCAAGAAGAACTAATgtaaattaaacaaagaatCATAAAAGACTCAAACTTTAGCACTAAGTAAACAAAATCACAGCTTAATTTTTATGAATGATCAAACACCAAGAAGAACTAACATGAATTccatcaagaatcataaaaaCTCAATTTTTATTAGAGTTACCAACAATCAATCAACTACCCCTCAATCCCAGATCAGTCAGTTTTCAATAaatgaatcatatatatattaatataaggTACCAATTATGAGAACAAACAAAAGGGGTTGttcaaaaattgaatttgatgaAATCAAGAACTTAAAAATTGAACCTTTGGCATTGGGTTTCTTGGAGAAGATGTTCATGTTGATTGAGCCAACAGCAATAACAGATGAAAATTACAGGAAATTGGGATTTAGagattatatttatacttttatactttatactatgtaccttcttattttttttaccaGTCAACGCAAAGAGAGGAGACTTTTACATTTTTCTCAAAGACCCATAAGTTTTGGTTATTACATTAGTAGCCATAAAGTTCATGGTCTCTCCActtaggggctgtttggtaatAGTTTTGGATTATCGTCATCGGGGTGTAGATCGTTAATGTAAAATCGTATTAATAGTTTTTGAGACAATACTAGATGCgttcagaggcggatctagaatTTGAAGGTAGCGGATGTTATAAATTTTTTCAATGTACATCTTATTAGGAACGTGTATTTTGGTCGAgtccatctctttttagtttattcgagTCAACTAAATAagcttttttttatttgcaaatatgaaaattacatctcaaaaatcaagaaacgaacataattagcatcttaaataaggaatcacacccattaacacccattaacaacagaaataaaatcaatattttcaccaagggacttgcatctcttatgtatattaaaaaacgaatttatacaagtaaaataacatcttcaataaggaattacaccaatcaaaataagaaaaataatagaaaaaaataatagaaaaactcttcaataggtaaatacaccccgtaaataaatgtagaattagataaactacaagttctcaaaaataaattataaatttcatatttttctaagcagtgcttacgaaatttccatcacaatttaagtagtaaagtgatttaaattaaatttaacaaccatagaatagcataaatttttataatacattccctccgtccatttttatttgtccattatactaaaaatatatgtccacttttacttgtaagttatatagtttgaaaaatcaagacataatttaccattttatacctattttacccttattattaagtactccaattcatttctcattttatttattgcttattaagaaTGTTCCtagtaaaaaataaacaagtaaATATGGACGGAGgggtaataaacaaaagaaattataaaaaaataaaaaaaaataaaaa contains:
- the LOC132050550 gene encoding vacuolar protein sorting-associated protein 2 homolog 3 isoform X1 — protein: MNIFSKKPNAKEALRESRRELTHATRGIEKEISALQSEEKKLVAEIKRTAKTGNETATKVLARQLIRLRQQIANLQGSRAQMRGIATHTQAISAQSSVAAGMKGATTAMTAMNKQMAPAKQAKVMQDFQRQSAQLDMSTEMMSDAIDDAIDNDEAEEETEDLTNQVLDEIGVDVASQMSAAPKGKIAGKRTEESSSSGIDELEKRLAALRNP
- the LOC132050550 gene encoding vacuolar protein sorting-associated protein 2 homolog 3 isoform X2 — encoded protein: MLREVLRRKFLLCNQRYKKLVAEIKRTAKTGNETATKVLARQLIRLRQQIANLQGSRAQMRGIATHTQAISAQSSVAAGMKGATTAMTAMNKQMAPAKQAKVMQDFQRQSAQLDMSTEMMSDAIDDAIDNDEAEEETEDLTNQVLDEIGVDVASQMSAAPKGKIAGKRTEESSSSGIDELEKRLAALRNP